In one window of Drosophila innubila isolate TH190305 chromosome 2L unlocalized genomic scaffold, UK_Dinn_1.0 4_B_2L, whole genome shotgun sequence DNA:
- the LOC117780572 gene encoding transmembrane protein 126A: MALSRGKPEQLPKDAVLITEDQALRYQWKIITAWDKIGEVWSLRYTPGILSAMAAATGAYVNNHYRTRLRLGSHGRLSSYLPIVAVPAIFTMLSHKFFIQRPILLDPLSECPVCTQVRSAAFQTAMGVVYPTILAPFAAFMFATRCFTYRLPSITENPKEVLMLYRKFTRPIVPALSTIIAIQAFITMYLTGQEEKQNFSLMLRMKEIEHQLEEQHMPQRIDI, encoded by the exons atggcaTTATCGCGTGGCAAACCTGAACAGTTGCCTAAGGATGCAGTGCTGATAACAGAGGACCAGGCCCTGAGATATCAGTGGAAGATCATAACAGCCTGGGACAAGATTGGAGAAGT ttGGTCCCTGCGTTATACGCCCGGCATTCTCAGTGCAATGGCAGCGGCTACGGGTGCCTACGTTAATAATCATTACCGCACACGATTACGACTGGGCAGCCATGGTCGCCTTTCCAGTTATTTGCCAATTGTTGCTGTGCCCGCGATATTCACAATGTTGAGTCACAAATTCTTCATACAGCGGCCAATTCTCCTAGATCCATTGTCCGAGTGCCCTGTCTGCACCCAAGTACGTAGTGCCGCCTTTCAAACTGCAATGGGCGTGGTTTATCCCACGATATTGGCGCCATTTGCTGCATTTATGTTCGCCACGAGATGCTTCACCTACCGACTGCCGTCAATAACAGAGAATCCCAAAGAGGTGCTCATGTTGTATAGGAAATTCACACGCCCAATTGTGCCCGCCCTCAGTACTATAATCGCCATACAGGCTTTTATTACAATGTATCTGACTGGTCAGGAGGAGAAGCAGAACTTTAGCTTAATGCTGCGCATGAAGGAAATTGAGCATCAACTTGAAGAGCAGCACATGCCACAGCgaattgacatttaa
- the LOC117781568 gene encoding probable DNA-directed RNA polymerases I and III subunit RPAC2, with protein sequence MGALAELAGDEKNGDGSRTFVFTNESHTLGNALKTIIARYPEVDFCGYTIPHPTEQKLHFRIQSHRERAIDLLKRGLEDLEALCDHTMETFEKEINSFNDKDVEVN encoded by the exons ATGGGCGCATTGGCAGAG TTGGCAGGTGATGAAAAGAATGGCGATGGCTCccgcacatttgtttttacgAACGAAAGTCACACGCTGGGCAATGCATTGAAAACGATAATTGCACGCTATCCGGAGGTGGACTTCTGCGGCTATACGATACCACATCCCACGGAGCAGAAGCTGCATTTCCGTATACAGTCGCATCGCGAGCGTGCTATAGATTTGCTGAAACGTGGACTGGAGGATTTGGAGGCTTTATGTGATCATACAATGGAAACGTTTGAGAAGGAGATAAATAGCTTTAATGACAAGGATGTAGAAgttaattaa
- the LOC117781567 gene encoding dynactin subunit 6, translated as MSVENNIKILPKSVVCEESTLSGDITFSAGCVVHPSATVTAEAGPIIIGENCIIEEYATIAHELEKGASWDANNILSIGSHNVFEVGCTVKASRIGDKNVFESKSFVGKGVTVSNGCVIGAGLQMRTVQRLPDNTIVYGQQALQREGIDKQGSQTLQIDFLRKVLPNYHHLRKPNYDPKKARSVV; from the exons ATGTCCGTGGAAAACAA CATAAAAATACTGCCCAAGTCTGTGGTATGCGAGGAAAGTACGCTGAGCGGTGACATCACCTTCTCTGCGGGCTGCGTCGTCCATCCGAGTGCAACAGTCACTGCCGAGGCAGGTCCCATAATAATTGGCGAGAATTGCATTATAGAGGAGTATGCAACAATTGCGCATGAATTGGAGAAGGGCGCCAGTTGGGATGCCAACAACATTTTAAGCATTGGCAGCCACAATGTCTTCGAAGTGGGCTGCACAGTGAAAGCATCTCGCATTGGCGACAAGAATGTCTTCGAGAGCAAATCGTTTGTGGGCAAAGGTGTAACCGTGTCCAATGGCTGTGTGATTGGAGCTGGATTGCAAATGCGCACGGTGCAGCGGCTGCCGGATAATACAATTGTTTATGGGCAACAGGCGCTGCAGCGCGAGGGCATCGATAAGCAAGGATCACAGACACTACAAATTGACTTTTTGCGCAAGGTTCTGCCGAATTATCATCATCTGCGAAAACCAAACTATGATCCCAAGAAGGCACGCAGCGTTGTGTAG
- the LOC117780629 gene encoding asparagine--tRNA ligase, cytoplasmic, with the protein MPTEELAELTISSLFTSEKRGNDETGDGSESKPYKSILQAMRHAGKEPFPTIYVDSKDPNATEVYEVAAKSQLKKIQKLFVREGHKNTEKQQREAEDAVKRQQNLDEARKVKISEDPSWPKANKIRIFEGTEKRNERVKIYGWVHRLRRQGKSLIFITLRDGTGFLQCVLNDLLCQTYEALMLSTESTVVLYGTLKLVPEGKTAPGGHELNVDYWELIGLAPPGGADAILNEEAHPDVQLDNRHIMIRGENTSKVLKMRSIVMQAFRAHYFERGYNEVTPPTLVQTQVEGGSTLFKMQYFGEEAYLTQSSQLYLETCLPALGDVFTIAQSYRAEQSRTRRHLAEYTHIEAECPFITFGEMLDRLEDLVSDVVDRVLKSPFGYLVGELNPDFKPPKKPFRRMTYADAIKWLKDNNVTKDDGTFYEFGEDIPEAPERKMTDAINEPILLIKFPAEIKSFYMQRCEDDNRLTESVDVLLPNVGEIIGGSMRIHDIDDLMKGYEREGIDPKPYYWYTDQRVYGTMPHGGYGLGLERFLCWLLNRYHIREVCLYPRFLDRCKP; encoded by the exons atgccTACGGAAGAGTTGGCTGAGCTAACAATAA GTTCGCTTTTTACATCGGAAAAGCGGGGAAACGACGAGACAGGCGATGGCAGCGAATCCAAGCCATATAAGAGCATTCTGCAGGCAATGCGTCATGCAGGAAAGGAACCCTTCCCCACCATCTACGTGGACAGCAAGGATCCCAATGCCACGGAAGTCTATGAGGTGGCTGCCAAGTCGCAATTgaagaaaattcaaaagctTTTCGTACGCGAGGGACACAAGAATACCGAGAAGCAGCAACGCGAGGCCGAGGATGCGGTGAAGCGTCAACAGAATCTGGACGAGGCACGCAAAGTGAAGATCAGCGAGGATCCCAGTTGGCCAAAGGCCAACAAGATCCGTATCTTTGAGGGCACCGAGAAGCGCAACGAACGTGTCAAGATTTATGGTTGGGTGCATCGTTTGCGTCGTCAAGGCAAATCTCTAATCTTTATTACACTGCGCGATGGCACCGGATTCTTACAGTGCGTCTTGAATGATTTGTTATGCCAGACTTATGAGGCTTTAATGCTGAGCACGGAGAGCACAGTGGTGCTCTATGGCACATTGAAACTGGTGCCCGAGGGCAAGACGGCGCCAGGTGGACACGAGTTGAACGTGGACTATTGGGAATTAATTGGCTTGGCACCGCCGGGCGGCGCTGATGCCATTCTTAACGAGGAGGCGCACCCGGATGTGCAGCTGGACAACAGGCACATAATGATACGTGGCGAGAACACCTCCAAGGTGCTCAAGATGCGATCCATTGTGATGCAGGCATTCCGTGCGCATTACTTTGAACGTGGCTACAATGAGGTGACGCCTCCAACTCTTGTCCAGACCCAGGTCGAAGGTGGCTCCACATTATTCAAGATGCAATACTTTGGCGAAGAGGCATATCTTACCCAGAGTTCGCAGCTCTATCTGGAGACGTGTCTTCCGGCCTTGGGCGATGTATTCACCATTGCCCAAAGCTATCGCGCCGAGCAGAGTCGAACACGTCGCCATTTGGCAGAGTATACACACATTGAGGCCGAGTGTCCGTTTATTACATTTGGAGAGATGCTGGATCGTCTGGAGGACTTGGTTAGCGATGTCGTTGATCGCGTTTTAAAATCACCCTTTGGCTATCTCGTTGGGGAACTCAATCCCGACTTTAAGCCACCCAAGAAACCATTTAGACGCATGACTTATGCGGATGCCATTAAATGGCTCAAGGATAACAATGTCACCAAGGACGATGGCACGTTCTATGAGTTTGGCGAGGATATACCCGAGGCACCGGAACGCAAAATGACTGATGCCATCAATGAGCCCATTCTTTTGATTAAATTCCCAGCTGAAATCAAATCGTTTTATATGCAACGCTGCGAGGACGACAATCGCCTCACGGAGAGCGTTGATGTCCTCTTGCCAAATGTGGGCGAAATTATTGGTGGCTCCATGAGGATTCACGACATCGACGATCTGATGAAGGGCTACGAACGTGAAGGCATCGATCCCAAGCCATATTACTGGTATACAGATCAACGTGTCTATGGCACAATGCCACATGGCGGCTATGGACTCGGCTTGGAACGCTTCCTCTGCTGGCTGCTCAACCGCTATCACATTCGCGAGGTCTGCCTGTATCCACGCTTCCTCGACAGATGCAAGCCTTAA
- the LOC117780377 gene encoding general transcription factor 3C polypeptide 5, with protein MSRQLSFSARQEYEVIRYPGRVVNIDRMLSTLGGIVNVSKVLDDEKKRLELRFHPDNPYNKPAFGDCIDKCGVLLSITVRRHKHDRTRPPQHFVRVVGHCSRSFSFDSLCDFQYLPLWSTPNTDDALAAEELTCAMDELKPRNVTDLDYFKRAQSQLLCLPELFARVDIVHGGNYRIDVAENGQHEVLGVCAKTTLDTRDIVPFNMQDTFPTQPDAQILKRLKVKYISDEQFMRVKKLFADNPIWTRIAILYESGVSNDKLKCIIPSLAFYFRDGPWRTLYVRYGYDPRKDFQSRHYQTFDFRLRFGSGVSEFVYSRKSAKLKQALTAAGEESKSDLVQNIDYPYFEEHKLPRSRQCMLRYCDVRLPKIQEMLEKIPTPLTGAVCNERTGWLPPSFDSQVRQIVCATISELLRNHYRKEHVTAEVEAVPQIDVDVDVDADAEGDEEYYAEDEETQEEDMEMDENAVNESITDTNLEQLINNITS; from the exons ATGTCGCGGCAATTGAGCTTTAGTGCACGTCAAGAATATGAAGTTATTAGATATCCTGGCCGTGTGGTGAATATAGACAGAATGCTGTCAACCCTTGGCGGCATAGTGAACGTATCGAAG GTGTTGGATGACGAAAAGAAACGCTTAGAGTTGCGTTTTCATCCAGATAATCCGTACAACAAGCCCGCATTTGGCGACTGCATCGATAAGTGCGGTGTGCTCTTGTCTATAACTGTGCGGCGCCACAAACACGACAGGACACGTCCGCCGCAGCATTTTGTGCGTGTTGTAGGCCATTGCAGCCGCAGTTTCTCCTTTGATT CTCTCTGTGACTTTCAGTATCTGCCACTTTGGAGTACGCCAAATACCGATGATGCCCTGGCTGCTGAGGAGCTAACCTGCGCAATGGATGAGCTTAAACCGCGGAATGTTACAGATCTGGACTACTTCAA ACGTGCACAATCTCAGTTGCTGTGTCTGCCGGAGTTGTTTGCGCGCGTTGACATTGTGCACGGCGGTAATTATCGGATCGATGTAGCGGAGAATGGACAGCACGAGGTGTTGGGCGTGTGCGCCAAGACCACGCTGGATACCCGCGATATTGTGCCATTCAATATGCAGGACACGTTCCCAACCCAGCCGGATGCACAAATCCTCAAGCGTCTCAAGGTCAAATATATTTCCGATGAGCAATTTATGCGCGTGAAAAAACTATTTGCAGATAATCCCATTTGGACACGAATAGCGATTCTTTATGAATCGGGCGTTAGCAATGATAAGCTGAAGTGCATCATACCCTCGTTGGCTTTCTATTTTAGAGATGGACCCTGGCGCACACTCTACGTTCGCTATGGCTATGATCCTCGCAAGGATTTCCAAAGTCGTCACTATCAAACATTTGACTTTCGTTTGCGTTTTGGCTCCGGCGTCTCCGAATTTGTTTATTCCCGCAAATCGGCCAAACTAAAGCAGGCCTTGACAGCCGCTGGTGAAGAATCCAAGTCGGACTTGGTGCAAAACATTGATTATCCCTATTTTGAGGAGCACAAATTGCCGCGATCCCGACAATGCATGCTACGCTACTGCGATGTCCGTCTGCCGAAGATACAGGAAATGCTGGAGAAGATTCCCACGCCACTTACCGGCGCTGTTTGCAATGAACGAACCGGTTGGCTGCCACCCAGTTTTGATTCTCAAGTGCGACAAATTGTATGTGCCACAATTAGTGAATTGCTGCGTAATCATTATCGCAAGGAACATGTCACAGCGGAAGTGGAGGCAGTGCCTCAGATAGATgtcgatgtggatgtggatgctgATGCCGAGGGAGATGAGGAATACTATGCCGAGGATGAGGAGACACAGGAAGAGGACATGGAGATGGATGAAAATGCGGTCAATGAATCTATTACTGATACAAATCTTGAACAGTTgattaataatataacaagTTAA
- the LOC117781840 gene encoding borealin — MPRTKIIKRTRRQLQLEREEQHRLAEMKLESALLKIEDLGKRTMQHVDYQLQRIVARTPQHVLQMKWSEFLKLDLNRFDDFQFIAPAPPPPQPQRSHSNCTRSGRMRTPQQSQVPRLQVQSVDRAVLKKADLPAVAFLRWPKPGEVALSKCGSPLAVQSFPDRCANVHIPTKLGVLKMKPQKMSEVKREVLKQLDSETLNQIKTLNSNLHMIVDMANQLRK, encoded by the exons ATGCCACgcactaaaataataaaacgcaCTCGTCGTCAGCTTCAGCTGGAGAGGGAGGAGCAACATCGTCTTGCTGAAATGAAGCTGGAATCGGCGCTGCTAAAGATTGAGGATTTGGGTAAGCGGACCATGCAACACGTGGACTATCAGCTGCAACGAATTGTAGCACGCACTCCTCAGCATGTGTTGCAAATGAAATGGAGTGAGTTCTTAAAACTCGATTTGAATCGCTTCGATGATTTTCAGTTTATAG CGCCCGCTCCTCCGCCTCCTCAACCACAACGCAGCCACTCAAATTGCACACGCAGTGGACGTATGCGCACGCCACAGCAATCTCAGGTGCCACGTCTTCAGGTTCAATCTGTGGACAGAGCCGTGCTAAAGAAAGCCGACTTGCCAGCTGTTGCCTTTCTGCGTTGGCCAAAACCCGGCGAGGTGGCTCTCTCCAAATGTGGTAGCCCGTTGGCCGTTCAATC TTTTCCAGATCGTTGTGCCAATGTGCATATTCCCACCAAACTGGGCGTCTTGAAGATGAAACCACAGAAAATGTCGGAGGTCAAACGTGAAGTACTTAAGCAGCTAGATTCCGAAAccttaaatcaaataaaaacctTGAACTCCAATCTGCACATGATTGTCGATATGGCAAATCAATTGAGAAAGTAA
- the LOC117781839 gene encoding borealin isoform X1, protein MPRTKIPKNSKRNRDAANREEKIRIYEMKMDSAQLALDEMEMRYKGMVDTALQLIDSRLQTELRNMKMGEFLGILSELERFDDFKASDQTQLIASQSICSNTTTSGAVTVANSRNDEGYLTEDSSMGTAIGSNSASQLSSYNSSVLRSTRAMRTPGPLHSARARRDRRSRSACGTKVGHSTASSVVVTSSSSNSNSNLHRNSRSKMRTPMRPKALSADRTSRKTRPSSPGTPPLCFLRFPKPGEVALSKFGSPIVAQSMQDKFANVNIPIRNGVLSLRPKRMGEVQPDLLQNLDPDTLNQIKQLNENLQLIVDTASKAGFK, encoded by the exons ATGCCGCGTACAAAGATACCTAAGAATTCCAAGAGAAATCGAGATGCGGCAAATCGCGAGGAGAAAATACGCATttacgaaatgaaaatggattCCGCTCAATTGGCCCTGGACGAAATGGAGATGCGCTATAAGGGGATGGTGGACACAGCATTACAATTAATTGATTCGCGACTACAAACCGAATTGCGAAACATGAAAATGGGCGAGTTTTTGGGTATTTTAAGCGAACTGGAGCGCTTTGACGATTTTAAAGCGAGCGATCAGACGCAGCTCATTGCATCGCAATCCATATGCagcaatacaacaacaagcggTGCTGTGACAGTTGCCAACAGTCGCAACGATGAAG GCTACCTTACAGAGGACAGCAGCATGGGCACCGCCATTGGCAGCAACAGTGCCTCCCAACTGTCTTCGTACAATAGCTCTGTGCTGCGCTCAACGCGAGCAATGCGTACACCTGGTCCATTGCATTCAGCGCGTGCGCGACGCGATCGACGCAGTCGCTCTGCTTGTGGCACCAAGGTGGGTCATTCTACCGCAAGCAGTGTTGTtgtcaccagcagcagcagcaactcgaACTCCAACTTGCATCGCAACTCACGCAGCAAGATGCGCACTCCGATGCGTCCCAAGGCATTAAGTGCAGATCGCACATCGCGCAAGACACGCCCCTCATCGCCCGGCACACCGCCCTTGTGCTTCCTCCGCTTTCCCAAACCCGGCGAGGTGGCACTCTCCAAGTTCGGCAGTCCCATTGTGGCTCAGTC AATGCAGGATAAATTCGCCAATGTCAATATTCCCATACGGAATGGCGTATTATCGCTGCGGCCCAAAAGAATGGGAGAAGTTCAACCGGATCTGCTCCAGAATCTTGATCCGGACACTTTGAATCAGATTAAACAACTGAACGAGAATCTACAATTGATTGTTGATACGGCCAGCAAGGCAGGATTCAAATAG
- the LOC117781839 gene encoding borealin isoform X2: MPRTKIPKNSKRNRDAANREEKIRIYEMKMDSAQLALDEMEMRYKGMVDTALQLIDSRLQTELRNMKMGEFLGILSELERFDDFKASDQTQLIASQSICSNTTTSGAVTVANSRNDEEDSSMGTAIGSNSASQLSSYNSSVLRSTRAMRTPGPLHSARARRDRRSRSACGTKVGHSTASSVVVTSSSSNSNSNLHRNSRSKMRTPMRPKALSADRTSRKTRPSSPGTPPLCFLRFPKPGEVALSKFGSPIVAQSMQDKFANVNIPIRNGVLSLRPKRMGEVQPDLLQNLDPDTLNQIKQLNENLQLIVDTASKAGFK, encoded by the exons ATGCCGCGTACAAAGATACCTAAGAATTCCAAGAGAAATCGAGATGCGGCAAATCGCGAGGAGAAAATACGCATttacgaaatgaaaatggattCCGCTCAATTGGCCCTGGACGAAATGGAGATGCGCTATAAGGGGATGGTGGACACAGCATTACAATTAATTGATTCGCGACTACAAACCGAATTGCGAAACATGAAAATGGGCGAGTTTTTGGGTATTTTAAGCGAACTGGAGCGCTTTGACGATTTTAAAGCGAGCGATCAGACGCAGCTCATTGCATCGCAATCCATATGCagcaatacaacaacaagcggTGCTGTGACAGTTGCCAACAGTCGCAACGATGAAG AGGACAGCAGCATGGGCACCGCCATTGGCAGCAACAGTGCCTCCCAACTGTCTTCGTACAATAGCTCTGTGCTGCGCTCAACGCGAGCAATGCGTACACCTGGTCCATTGCATTCAGCGCGTGCGCGACGCGATCGACGCAGTCGCTCTGCTTGTGGCACCAAGGTGGGTCATTCTACCGCAAGCAGTGTTGTtgtcaccagcagcagcagcaactcgaACTCCAACTTGCATCGCAACTCACGCAGCAAGATGCGCACTCCGATGCGTCCCAAGGCATTAAGTGCAGATCGCACATCGCGCAAGACACGCCCCTCATCGCCCGGCACACCGCCCTTGTGCTTCCTCCGCTTTCCCAAACCCGGCGAGGTGGCACTCTCCAAGTTCGGCAGTCCCATTGTGGCTCAGTC AATGCAGGATAAATTCGCCAATGTCAATATTCCCATACGGAATGGCGTATTATCGCTGCGGCCCAAAAGAATGGGAGAAGTTCAACCGGATCTGCTCCAGAATCTTGATCCGGACACTTTGAATCAGATTAAACAACTGAACGAGAATCTACAATTGATTGTTGATACGGCCAGCAAGGCAGGATTCAAATAG